The Streptomyces sp. NBC_00224 genome has a window encoding:
- a CDS encoding glycosyltransferase family 2 protein has protein sequence MADESAARILAFPAHYRAVSPNLAIAPPVSVVIPAMNEAENLPYVFRTLPDWIHEVVLVDGNSTDDTVRVARELRPDVKVVKQVGKGKGDALISGFAACTGDIIVMVDADGSADGEEIVSYVSALVGGADFAKGSRFANGGGTDDMTPVRKLGNWALCAIVNRKFGARYTDLCYGYNAFWKHCLDKIVLDCSGFEIETLINIRIVKAGLRVQEVPSHEYNRIHGVSNLSAVRDGIRVLKVILKEKAVPRSHRRPQAIGLNTSRGEVS, from the coding sequence GTGGCAGATGAATCCGCCGCCCGAATACTGGCCTTTCCCGCGCACTACCGCGCGGTCTCGCCGAATCTCGCGATCGCGCCGCCGGTCAGCGTCGTGATCCCCGCCATGAACGAGGCGGAAAACCTCCCGTACGTCTTCAGGACACTTCCGGACTGGATCCACGAAGTCGTCCTGGTCGACGGGAATTCCACCGACGACACCGTGCGGGTCGCCCGTGAACTGCGGCCCGACGTCAAGGTCGTCAAGCAGGTCGGAAAGGGCAAGGGAGACGCTCTGATCAGCGGATTCGCCGCCTGCACCGGCGACATCATCGTGATGGTCGACGCGGACGGCTCGGCCGACGGCGAGGAGATCGTCAGCTATGTGTCCGCCCTGGTCGGCGGCGCCGACTTCGCCAAGGGCTCCCGCTTCGCCAACGGCGGCGGCACGGACGACATGACGCCCGTCCGCAAGCTCGGCAACTGGGCCCTGTGCGCCATCGTCAACCGCAAGTTCGGCGCCCGCTACACCGACCTCTGCTACGGCTACAACGCCTTCTGGAAGCACTGCCTCGACAAGATCGTCCTGGACTGCAGCGGCTTCGAGATAGAGACCCTGATCAACATCCGGATCGTCAAGGCCGGTCTGCGGGTCCAGGAGGTGCCCAGCCACGAGTACAACCGGATCCACGGCGTCTCCAACCTCAGCGCCGTGCGCGACGGCATCCGGGTGCTCAAGGTGATCCTCAAGGAGAAGGCCGTACCCCGCAGCCACCGTCGACCGCAGGCGATCGGCCTCAACACCAGTCGGGGAGAAGTGTCTTGA
- a CDS encoding glycosyltransferase family 2 protein has product MTDRQTRDFSVVICVYTEDRWEDILAAVASVRHQSRPALETLLVVDHNPALLERLGGEYKKCAADGEVRVLANAGPRGLSAGRNTGIAAARGAYVAFLDDDAVAERDWLRHFHEGYADPRVMAVGGRTEPAWASGRRPAWFPEEFDWVVGCTYRGLPPGRVRVRNVLGGNASFRRTAFDAAGGFATGIGRDGDRRPLGCEETELCIRLSRALPDAVLLIDDRAVIHHRVPPAREHFGYFRTRTYAEGLSKALVARSVGADKGLESERRYTTRVLPAGVVRGLRDAVLGRADGAGRAGAIVTGVAVAAAGYLLGTLRARRGGTAFEIAPIAATAEAGMRADEPDETQRDGREPDRSRPGGADPGADKSAGDEEEAA; this is encoded by the coding sequence TTGACCGACCGTCAGACCCGCGACTTCTCCGTGGTGATCTGCGTGTACACCGAGGACCGCTGGGAGGACATCCTCGCGGCGGTCGCCTCGGTGCGCCACCAGTCACGGCCGGCCCTGGAGACCCTGCTGGTCGTGGACCACAACCCGGCGCTGCTCGAACGGCTGGGCGGGGAGTACAAGAAGTGCGCGGCGGACGGGGAGGTGCGGGTGCTCGCCAACGCGGGCCCCCGCGGCCTCTCGGCCGGCCGCAACACCGGGATCGCCGCCGCGCGGGGCGCGTACGTGGCCTTCCTGGACGACGACGCCGTGGCCGAGCGCGACTGGCTGCGGCACTTCCACGAGGGGTACGCCGACCCCCGGGTGATGGCGGTCGGCGGGCGCACCGAGCCCGCCTGGGCCTCCGGACGCCGCCCGGCCTGGTTCCCCGAGGAGTTCGACTGGGTGGTGGGCTGTACGTACCGGGGCCTGCCGCCCGGCCGGGTGCGGGTCCGCAACGTCCTGGGCGGCAACGCCTCCTTCCGGCGCACGGCGTTCGACGCGGCCGGGGGCTTCGCCACCGGCATCGGCCGCGACGGCGACAGACGGCCGCTGGGCTGCGAGGAGACGGAGCTGTGCATCCGGCTCTCACGGGCCCTGCCCGACGCGGTGCTCCTGATCGACGACCGCGCGGTGATCCACCACCGCGTCCCGCCCGCCCGCGAGCACTTCGGCTACTTCCGCACGCGGACCTACGCCGAGGGCCTCTCCAAGGCGCTGGTCGCCCGAAGTGTGGGGGCCGACAAGGGACTGGAGTCGGAGCGCCGCTATACGACGAGGGTGCTTCCGGCCGGTGTCGTACGGGGGCTGCGCGACGCGGTACTCGGCCGGGCCGACGGGGCGGGGCGCGCGGGCGCGATCGTGACGGGCGTCGCGGTGGCCGCGGCCGGCTATCTCCTCGGCACCCTGCGGGCCCGCCGGGGCGGGACGGCCTTCGAGATCGCCCCGATCGCGGCGACGGCGGAGGCCGGAATGCGGGCGGATGAACCGGATGAAACTCAGCGGGACGGGCGCGAGC